The segment CCAGGCGAGCTCGGCGTCCGGGATCGCGACGAACTGCACCGCCTGCTCGGCCAGCCACTCCCGGTAGCGGTCGGCGGTCAGTTCGACGCCGGTGCCCGCGGCGCCGGGCACCGTGGTGAAGAAGAGCGGGTTCCGGTCGATGTCGGCCTGCCGCAACCAGCCCCGGGCCAGGGGGATCTCGCCCATGTGGGCCGCCTCCCAGTAGGCCCGGGTCGGCGGGATCTCCACCCGCCCGGTCAGCTCCTCCGCGGCCAGGCGGTCGCGCAGCGCGGCGAAGTAGGCCGGGTCGGCGGTCGGGTTGCCGATGTCCCGCACGTCGTCGAGCACGGCCGGCGGCTGCCACCAGAAGACCACGGTGAGCAGCGCGGCGAGGCCCCAGACCGGCATCGGCGAGCTCCGGCGGGGGAGTCGCGCGTAAGCGGCCAGGACCGGGAGGCCGAACATCACTGCCAGGCGGGTGGCGTTCAGACCGACCGGGGTGTGGATCAGGGCGGCGGTGAGCACGCCGGCCGAGGAGAGCAGCGCGCCGATCCGAACCGGTCGCAGGGGCACGAACACCGCCACCACCAGGCCGGTGACCACCGCACGCAGGGTGTCGGTGCGGCTGATGTTCATCCACCCACCGTCACCGAAGAGCAGCGACGTCACCGCGAGCGGCAGCGCGGCCGGAACGGCCAGCAGCAGGCCGTCCTGGATGCGGCGGCTGAGCAGCAGGGCCACCCCGGCCAGGCCGGTAAACAGGCCCGCGACCGGGCTGGTCGCTCCGGCCAGGAAGGCGGCGAGCGCCGCGAGGCGGCGCAGCCGGGGGAAGGTGAGCAGGACCAGCGCGGCGACACCCAGACAAACCCCGAGGCCGTACGTGACTCGCCCGCTCACCAGGTTCCCGGCGAAGCCGAGCAGCCCGAACGCCGCGCCGAGCGCCGGACGGGCCGCCCCGGTACGCCGGAACAGCACCGCCAGCAGCACCGGCCCCGCGATGACGGTGAGGACACCGGTGACCCGCACCCCGAGCAGGGCCATCACCGGTTGTGACACCAGGCTGTAGCCGAACTGTTCGACACCGGCGTACCAGCGCAGATCGACCGGCGTGCCGCCGTGCTCGGCGAAGAAGCCGGCCCGGGCCACCTGGGCGGCCAGGTCCGAACCCATCGGGGGCAGCAGCAGGTAGCCGACGCCGACGAGCACCGCCACCAGCGCGGTGCTCCACTCCAGCCGGTGCCGGGCCCACATCCCGCCGACAGTACCGGTCTACCGGCGGTTGCAGCCTGTCACGGTAGGGTCGTCGCCATGCCCCGACCGTTCCTCGTCCGATATGCGGGGCTGGCAGGCACTCTGCTGCTCGCGGTGGCGGCCTGGTACGGCGGTGCGACCGACCCGTGGGAACCGACGGTGACGCCGCGCACGATTTTCGCCGGGCAGGACGGTGTGCTGCTGCCGGTGGCCTGGCTGCTCGGCACGGCTCTGCTGATCGGCGCCTGGTGGATCGGGCGCAAGGTGGTCCCGTCGACCCGGTGGGCATATGTGACGGCCGGCCTCTGGGCGCTGCCGCTGCTGCCGTTCCTCCCGTTGGGCAGCTACGACGTCTACTCGTACGCCTGTCAAGGCTGGCAGCAGGCAGCGGGGCTCAACCCGTACGCCGGCGGTGTCGATCTCCTGGGTTGTCCCTGGGCCGACGCCGTGGCGCCCACCTGGCGCGAAGCCCCGGCCCCCTACGGCCCGGTGTTCCTGGTGCTCGCGGCGGCCGCCGCGAGGCTGGGCGGCTCGCTGACCGGGACCGTCGCGCTGCTCCGGCTGATCGCCGTGCTCGGGGTCGTGGTGATCGGCTGGTGCCTGCCGGTGCTGGCCCGCCGGGCCGGAGTGCCGCCCGAGCGTGCGGTCTGGCTGGTGCTGGCCTGCCCGCTGGTGCCGATCCACCTGATCTCGGGGGCGCACAACGAGGCGGTGATGGTCGCCCTGATCCTGGCCGGGCTGACGGTTGCGGCAACCGGCGACGGGATGCGCCGGATGCTGCTCGCCGGGGTGCTGCTCGGCCTGGCGGTCGGGGTGAAGGCGACCGCGGTGGTGGTGCTGCCGTTCGTGATGTTGCTATTCGGGTGGAAGAAGGCCGTCGTGGTGGTCGGTGGGGGAGCGGCCGCCACGCTCACGGCCGTCTCGTTCGGCTCGGGCCTGGGCCTGGGCTGGGTGACCGGGCTGACCGGCAGCGGCGTCTCGGTGCAGTGGACCGCGCCGCCCACCGCGATCGGGCTGACCCTGGATCTCATCGGCGTGCCGGGCGCAGTGCCGGTGACCCGCGTTCTCGGCATGATCGCCCTCGCGGTGGCGCTGGTCGTGCTCTGGGTGCGGGCGTGGCACCGGGACCCGGTGCACTATGCCGGGCTGGCGCTGGCCGCGACCGTGCTGCTCGCCCCGGTCTTCCACCCCTGGTACGCCCTCTGGCCGCTCGCCGTGCTCGCTACGACGGTGCGCCGGGACACTCTCTGGCTCGTCGCGCCGTGTGCCGTGGCCGCCGCCCTGTGCCTGCCGGACGGGTACAACCTGGCACTGGTGACCCGGGCGCAGGGCGCGGTCGTGATCACTGTGCTCGCCGGTTATCTAGCGTGGAAAGTGCTGCATGAAGCGAATCGCGACAGTCGTCGGCTTGGCACTGCTCACGGCGGGGATCGTGGTCCTCGCCGCGATCCGTAACGAGTTCTTCGACTCCAAGGTCTACTTCGGCGCGGTCCAGTACTGGTTCCGCGACGGCGGCATGGTCTACGACTGGATGCGGCCGGGGACACCGTACGGCTTCACCTACCCGCCGTTCGCCGGGCTGGTGATGATGCCGATGGCGTACCTGCCGTTCCCGCTCGTCGTGGTGATCGCCGGCATCGGCACCGTGCTCACCACGGCCCTGCTGGTCTGGTGGCTGGCCGGGCCGCTGATCAGGCGCAAGGGGTGGACGACGTGGTTCGCGTTCGCCGTCGCCCTCTGCCTGGCCCTGAGCTTCGAGCCGGTGCGCGAGACGTTCACCTTCGGCCAGGTGAACACCCTGCTGCTCGCCCTGGTCGCCGGCGACATGCTGTTCGGCGTGGCGCGCGGCCGCAAATGGGCCGGGATCGGCATCGGCCTGGCCGTGGCGATCAAGCTGACCCCCGGCGTCTTCATCCTGTATCTGCTGGTCACCCGCAGATGGCGGGCCGCGGCGACCGCGATCGGTACGGCCGCCGCCGCCACCCTGCTGGCCGGCGCCCTCTTCGTGGACCAGTCCCGCGAGTTCTGGACCTCCGCGCTGTGGGACACCAACCGGGTCGGGCTGCTCCACTACCTCTCCAACCAGTCCGAACGCGGCTTCCTGGCCCGGCTGCCGATCGACACGGTCGAGTCGACGGTCTGGCTGGTCTGCGTCCTGGCCACCCTCGCCTTCTGGGCGTGGCGGGTGGCGAAGGCCCCGGACGACGTGGTCGGCGGCCTGGCCCTCACCGGCGTGCTGGGCTGCCTGATCAGCCCGGTGACCTGGATCCACCACTGTGTCTGGCTGATCCCGGCGCTGGTGCGGTGCTTCGAGTCCGGCGGACGGACCCGATGGCTGTCGGTGGCCGCCTACGTGCTGATGACCTCCCGGCTGACCTGGCTCTGGGAGAAGTCGCCGCGGCCACCGCTGGCCCTGCTCGGCGGCAACATTTATGTCTGGTTCAGCCTGGCTCTGCTGATCTGGACACCCGTCGGCACCCGCCGTTCGTCTGACGTCAACGAAGCGGACAAGATCATCGCGTAGTCAGAGCGCATGTCCATTCGCCGTACCACCTCGGCGGTTGTCTCCGTCGCGGCGCTCGCCGCCGTCGCTGCCGCGCCCACCGCAGCGACCGCGCATGGCCGCGCCGCGGGCTTCCACCGACTCTCCACCTTTCCGGCATACCTGAACTCGTCGATCGACGACACCGCGGCTGCCGAGATCTCCACCGTCACCGAGGACGGCCGCACGGTCGTGTACACCGACAGCCCGGGCAAGCGGCTCGGCTTCGTCGACATCACGAACCCGTCCCGGCCGGCCGCCGCGGGAACGCTCGCGGTCGGTGGCGAACCCACGTCGGTGGCGCACCTCGGCCGGCTGCTGCTGGCCGGTGTGAACACCCGGACCAGCTTCACCTCGCCGTCCGGCAAGCTGGTCGTGATCGACTCGAGGTCTCGTGCCGTGGTCCGGGAGATCGACCTCGGCGGCCAGCCCGACTCGGTCGCGGTCGCGCCGAGTGGTCGCTACGTCGCGGTCGCCATCGAGAACGAGCGCGACGAGGACGTGAACGACGGCGCGATCCCGCAGGCGCCGGCCGGATGGCTCGCCGTGATCGATACGAAGACCTGGAAGGTCTCTCGGATTGCGCTGACCGGTTTGTCGGCGGTTGCCCCGACGGACCCGGAGCCGGAGTACGTCAGCATCAACTCGCGGGACGAAGCGGTCGTCTCGCTGCAGGAGAACAACCACCTGGCCGTGGTGTCGTTGTCGTCACGCAAGATCATCCGCAGCATTGATGCGGGCTCGGTCACGGTCACCGGCGTCGACACCCTCGACGACGACAAGATCTCGCTGGACGGGACGATCACCGCGAAGCGCGAACCGGACGGCGTCGCCTGGATCACCGACGACCTGTTCGCCACGGCCAACGAGGGCGACTACGAGGGCGGCTCCCGCGGCTGGTCGATCTTCAGCAAGAAGACCGGCAAGGCGGTCTGGGACGCCGGCAACACCCTCGAGCACATCGCCGTCGCGCACGGGCAGTACCCGGACAAGCGCTCCGACGCCAAGGGCATCGAGGCGGAGAACGTGGCGTTCGCCCGCATCGCCGGCGTGCCGTACGTCTTCGTCAACTCCGAGCGGGGCAACTTCACCGCGGTCTACGACGTCACCAACCCGCTCAAGCCGCGCTTCAAGCAGCTGCTGCCGACCACGAACGGCCCCGAGGGCGTCGTCGCGGTCCCGTCCCGCGGTCTGGTCGTCGTCTCCAGCGAGGAGGAGGACGCGTCGATCGGCATCCGCGGCACGGTCCAGGTCTTCGGCCTCGGCGCTCCGTCCTCCTCGCAGATCGTTTCGAGAGACGACATCCCGTGGGGTGCGCTCTCCGCGCTGTCGGCCGTGCCTGGCCGCCGCGACCGGCTCGCCAGCGTCACCGACGCGGTCTACTCGCCGACCCGCATCCTCGGCCTCACCACCGACGGCGTGATCCACTCCGAGCTCACGGTCACCAAGGGAGGCGAGCCGGTGGGCTACGACGCCGAGGGGCTGGTGGTGCGCAAGCAGGGCGGCTACTGGCTGGCGGTCGAAGGAACCAACACTCTGGTACGCCTGAACTCGCGCGCCGAGGTGCAGGAAGAGATCCCGCTGTCCGCCGACGTGGCCGCCGCGGTCACCAGCAACGGACTGGAAGGCATCGCCGAGGTCGGCACGTCCGTCTGGGTGGCCGTCCAGCGCCCGATCAAGGGTGACCCGGCGGACACCGCCCGGA is part of the Actinoplanes sp. NBC_00393 genome and harbors:
- the mptB gene encoding polyprenol phosphomannose-dependent alpha 1,6 mannosyltransferase MptB; this encodes MPRPFLVRYAGLAGTLLLAVAAWYGGATDPWEPTVTPRTIFAGQDGVLLPVAWLLGTALLIGAWWIGRKVVPSTRWAYVTAGLWALPLLPFLPLGSYDVYSYACQGWQQAAGLNPYAGGVDLLGCPWADAVAPTWREAPAPYGPVFLVLAAAAARLGGSLTGTVALLRLIAVLGVVVIGWCLPVLARRAGVPPERAVWLVLACPLVPIHLISGAHNEAVMVALILAGLTVAATGDGMRRMLLAGVLLGLAVGVKATAVVVLPFVMLLFGWKKAVVVVGGGAAATLTAVSFGSGLGLGWVTGLTGSGVSVQWTAPPTAIGLTLDLIGVPGAVPVTRVLGMIALAVALVVLWVRAWHRDPVHYAGLALAATVLLAPVFHPWYALWPLAVLATTVRRDTLWLVAPCAVAAALCLPDGYNLALVTRAQGAVVITVLAGYLAWKVLHEANRDSRRLGTAHGGDRGPRRDP
- a CDS encoding glycosyltransferase 87 family protein is translated as MALLTAGIVVLAAIRNEFFDSKVYFGAVQYWFRDGGMVYDWMRPGTPYGFTYPPFAGLVMMPMAYLPFPLVVVIAGIGTVLTTALLVWWLAGPLIRRKGWTTWFAFAVALCLALSFEPVRETFTFGQVNTLLLALVAGDMLFGVARGRKWAGIGIGLAVAIKLTPGVFILYLLVTRRWRAAATAIGTAAAATLLAGALFVDQSREFWTSALWDTNRVGLLHYLSNQSERGFLARLPIDTVESTVWLVCVLATLAFWAWRVAKAPDDVVGGLALTGVLGCLISPVTWIHHCVWLIPALVRCFESGGRTRWLSVAAYVLMTSRLTWLWEKSPRPPLALLGGNIYVWFSLALLIWTPVGTRRSSDVNEADKIIA
- a CDS encoding esterase-like activity of phytase family protein, with product MSIRRTTSAVVSVAALAAVAAAPTAATAHGRAAGFHRLSTFPAYLNSSIDDTAAAEISTVTEDGRTVVYTDSPGKRLGFVDITNPSRPAAAGTLAVGGEPTSVAHLGRLLLAGVNTRTSFTSPSGKLVVIDSRSRAVVREIDLGGQPDSVAVAPSGRYVAVAIENERDEDVNDGAIPQAPAGWLAVIDTKTWKVSRIALTGLSAVAPTDPEPEYVSINSRDEAVVSLQENNHLAVVSLSSRKIIRSIDAGSVTVTGVDTLDDDKISLDGTITAKREPDGVAWITDDLFATANEGDYEGGSRGWSIFSKKTGKAVWDAGNTLEHIAVAHGQYPDKRSDAKGIEAENVAFARIAGVPYVFVNSERGNFTAVYDVTNPLKPRFKQLLPTTNGPEGVVAVPSRGLVVVSSEEEDASIGIRGTVQVFGLGAPSSSQIVSRDDIPWGALSALSAVPGRRDRLASVTDAVYSPTRILGLTTDGVIHSELTVTKGGEPVGYDAEGLVVRKQGGYWLAVEGTNTLVRLNSRAEVQEEIPLSADVAAAVTSNGLEGIAEVGTSVWVAVQRPIKGDPADTARIGRYDTVTKTWSWLLYPLDTAPTGWVGLSELVAVDANTFAVIERDNQRGTLAAIKKIYTFDVPATWTGTPTVRKKLVKDLLPLLKADGGWVQDKVEGLAVAGDGRTYAVTDNDGIDDAAGETVFLDLGRLLPN